A genomic window from Nematostella vectensis chromosome 9, jaNemVect1.1, whole genome shotgun sequence includes:
- the LOC5500545 gene encoding long-chain-fatty-acid--CoA ligase 4 yields the protein MERSLVENVFLFTLNVAGWLWGVMSFVPWYYMSGRSGQIRRQKIQARPTSLVPGAPYRDVEHFDALVTTLYKGITTMDQLFRRSVQLYAFRKCLGTRETLSIEEETQPNGRVFKKEIRGEYNWLTYAEVDSRARNLGNGLITLGQQPRQNIVVFAETQADWMVSALSCFGFGFPVVTIYATLGDEAVAHGINETEVNFVITDSVLLPKLAAVSGQLTQLQHIIYMGNAKKSVLMNFPSSIKLHSMVEVEELGSRQGNAQSRYVPHPEDTAVIMYTSGSTGLPKGVIISHANLLAATAAMGARVEPSITEKDVYVGYLPLAHVLELVAENALLAHGACIGYSSPLTLSDQSSKIKKGSKGDLTVLRPTLMAAVPVIMDRIRQNVMEKVKDGPRLLQLFFTFAYNYKLQQIKRGYDAPLLNRFIFAKLRKLLGGRVRQMLSGGAPLSSDTQYFMNVCFCCPVGQGYGLTETCGGGTICHTWDRTTGRVGPPIASCEVKLVSWEEGGYTIRDKPFARGEIVIGGSNVTLGYYKNPQKTQEDFEVDRNGQRWFHTGDIGEFHDDGCLKIIDRKKDLVKLQSGEYVSLGKVEAALAQCQYVENVCVFADSLKTFCVCLVVPRPKQLKQLADSLQVPTDDWSAVCSNKAIREAVLKDIRIVGNSAKLEKFEIPQRMCLVLEQWTPESELVTAALKLKRKNITSFYQDTLRTLYN from the exons ATGGAGCGATCTCTGGTGGAAAACGTCTTCTTGTTCACCCTAAATGTGGCTGGCTGGCTATGGGGAGTTATGAGCTTTGTGCCATGGTATTACATGAGCGGAAGAAGCGGGCAAATTCGCCGGCAGAAAATCCAAGCTCGTCCTACAAGTCTGGTTCCAGGCGCACCGTACCGAGACGTAGAACATTTTGACGCGCTTGTCACTACACTCTACAAAGGGATAACAACCATGGACCAGTTATTTAG ACGCTCTGTTCAGCTATATGCCTTTCGAAAGTGCCTTGGAACAAGAGAAACACTCAGCATTGAAGAAGAAACACAACCAAATGGAAGAGTgttcaaaaaagaaattagGGGAGAGTACAATTGGTTGACTTATGCAGAGGTTGACTCTCGTGCAAGAAACCTTGGCAATGGTCTTATCACTCTTGGCCAACAACCCAGGCAGAATATTGTGGTGTTTGCCGAAACTCAAGCTGATTGGATGGTGTCTGCACTATCATGCTTTGGATTTGGCTTTCCTG TTGTTACAATCTATGCAACCCTTGGAGATGAAGCCGTGGCACATGGTATTAATGAAACAGAAGTGAACTTTGTAATAACAGACTCTGTTCTGCTCCCTAAGCTGGCAGCCGTCTCGGGGCAATTAACACAACTCCAACACATTATTTATATGGGAAATGCCAAAAAATCTGTGCTGATGAATTTTCCAAGCTCTATAAAGCTACACTCAATGGTGGAAGTTGAAGAGCTAGGATCAAGGCAAGGAAATG CCCAGAGTAGATACGTACCACACCCTGAGGATACTGCAGTAATTATGTACACAAGCGGCTCCACAGGGTTACCAAAAG GTGTGATAATCTCCCATGCCAACCTGTTAGCTGCTACAGCTGCCATGGGTGCCAGAGTTGAGCCATCCATCAC TGAGAAAGATGTTTATGTCGGCtatcttccacttgcccacgTCCTTGAACTTGTTGCGGAAAATGCTCTTCTTGCTCACGGCGCATGCATCGGGTACTCCAGCCCTCTCACCCTATCTGATCAGTCTTCAAAGATCAAGAAAGGCAGCAAGGGTGACTTGACTGTGCTTCGTCCAACACTGATGGCTGCCGTACCGGTGATAATGGACAGGATCCGCCAGAATGTTATGGAGAAGGTAAAGGATGGACCCAGACTGCTTCAGCTCTTCTTCACCTTTGCATATAACTACAAACTGCAGCAAATCAAGAGGGGATATGATGCTCCACTGCTCAACAG ATTCATCTTTGCCAAGTTACGGAAGCTGCTAGGTGGGCGTGTACGGCAGATGCTCAGTGGCGGTGCACCTCTCTCGTCAGACACACAGTACTTCATGAACGTCTGCTTCTGCTGTCCAGTAGGCCAGGGCTATGGACTCACTGAGACATGTGGAGGCGGCACCATTTGCCATA CATGGGACAGGACTACTGGCCGTGTTGGACCACCAATTGCAAGCTGTGAGGTGAAACTAGTCAGCTGGGAAGAAG GAGGCTACACGATCCGTGACAAGCCCTTTGCTCGTGGGGAAATTGTTATTGGTGGAAGTAATGTTACTTTGGGATACTATAAAAATCCGCAAAAGACACAAGAGGACTTTGAGGTGGACCGCAATGGTCAGCGCTGGTTCCACACAGGGGACATAGGAGAGTTCCATGATGATGGCTGCCTTAAGATTATCG ATCGCAAAAAAGACCTTGTAAAGCTGCAGTCTGGCGAGTATGTATCCCTGGGCAAGGTGGAGGCGGCCCTTGCCCAGTGCCAGTATGTCGAGAATGTGTGTGTCTTCGCTGACAGTCTCAAGACCTTCTGCGTCTGCCTAGTTGTACCCAGGCCCAAGCAGCTGAAACAGCTAGCTGACAGTCTACAGGTGCCCACTGACGATTGGTCAGCGGTATGCTCCAACAAGGCAATCAGGGAAGCTGTGTTGAAGGACATTCGGATTGTTGGGAATAGCG CCAAACTTGAGAAGTTTGAAATTCCCCAAAGGATGTGTCTTGTGTTGGAACAGTGGACACCGGAGAGTGAGCTTGTCACCGCTGCCCTCAAACTCAAGCGCAAGAACATCACCTCCTTTTACCAAGACACCCTGCGCACCCTGTACAACTAA